Below is a genomic region from Brassica oleracea var. oleracea cultivar TO1000 chromosome C9, BOL, whole genome shotgun sequence.
GTCCACTGGAGCTCTTTCTCTCGATAATTTCTGATTACACTTGTTTAATTTCATGTGCATGATACTCTCTCTAATTCACATCATTTTGTTTTTTTCTATATTTTTCTAGATTTGATCCTCCGAAAATCCCCAAAGACTTTGTGGCTCGGCATAAGTTTCTTGGTCCTCGGGAGACTGAAACTAAGCTAACTGCTTCTGCTCCTCCAGATGTTCCTCCACCTGAAGATAAGAATCTGAAAATTCTGATCGATGGCTTTGCAACATTTGTTTCCCGCTGCGGGAAACTGTACGAGGATCTTTCTAGAGAGAAGAACGAATCAAATCAGCTGTTTGATTTTCTTCGGGGAGGTAGCGGTCATGACTACTATGTAAGAAGATTGTGGGAGGAGCAACAAAAGCGCGGTGATCAAAGTAATCTGCAATTAGATGTTAAGGTCCCTTCAAGCGTTGAGAAAATGACTGCAGAAAAGCGTGGTAGCTTATTAGGAGAAAGGCCACTGCAGAAAAGTTTGAAAGAAACTGAAACCTCTGCTTCTTCTGGAGGATCCTTCCAATTCCCCACCAATCTCTCTGACACATTCACCAAATCTGCTTCATCTGTAAGTAAACAACTTCACTCCTTAAATAATTTAGCCTAATCAACTTGGTATATGTGTTTCAATGAAGTGATCTGCCTTTGTTCCGTTGCACTAACATTCAAGATCTGTTTTGCTCTTTCTCTCCGTGAAATAGCAAGAGGCAGCCGATGCTGTCAAGCCCTTCAAATATGACCCGGCAAAACAAGAAAGATTTGAGCAGTTTCTCAAGGAGAAATACAAAGGAGGGTTACGTACAACAGATTCCAGTAGATTTAACAGCATGTCGGAAGCAGCTCGTGCTCAAGAGAGGCTGGACTTTGAGGCTGCAGCTGAGGCGATTGAGAAAGGGAAAGCTTATAAGGAGGTCAGACGGGCTACTGAACGGCCTATCGACTTTCTTGCAGGAGGGCTGCAATTTACTTCTGGTGGAACAGAGGTATGTCTCTATCTTCATTGCGGCTATTCTATGCTCATACATATGTTAAAATTTTTTATTTTAACAGCAAAGTAAAGACAGTGGAGTAGTAGACATGAAATCAAGTAAGACATACCCTAAAAGGGAAGAGTTCCAATGGCGTCCTGCACCTCTTCTGTGCAAACGATTTGACCTTCCTGATCCTTTCATGGGAAAGGTAAATACCTGTCCTTGCTTCTCCTCCTTCCTGAATGTCATCTAATTCTTACTTTCTTTGAACACTTGGTATAAACATTTTCCCTTCAATTTTACAGCCGGGAACTGCTCCGCGAGCAAGAAACAAAATGGATTCTCTCATATTCTTGCCGGATACAGTGAAAGCTGCATCTGATCTACAAGAACCTAAGAAAGAGACAACAGTAGAAGAGCCTGAAGTTGAGGTACAAGTGGAGAATGTGGAGAGACCTGTTGATCTTTACAAGGTAAGGAGGGTGTCTGTGTCCGAGAATGTTTATGCTAACCTGATTTGATATTTTCAGTCCATTAATATCCGGTTATGTTCACTTGTAGGCCATTTTCTCTGATGATTCTGAAGATGATGAAGAACAACCTATGAATGGAAAGAAAGAAGAGGGTCAAGAAAAGAAGAATGAAGCGGCTGCTGCAACCACATTAAACCGACTCATAGCTGGTGATTTTCTAGAATCTCTGGGGAAAGAACTGGGTTTCGAAGTACCTTCTAATGTCACCTACCCGGAAGGAACCAAGCCAGTGGAAGAAGATAGCAAGTCCAAACGCAAATCCGATGCATCTTCTGAGAGAAGACCTGAAACGAAAGAAAAACCAGAGGAGAAGACGAGCAGCCTCAAACTCGGGTCTGAAGGAGAAAAGAGTACAAAAAGGAGCGAGAAGTCGCCAAGAAACTGGAGTGGTGAAGAAAAGAGTACAAAAAATAAAGAGGAGTCGCCAAGAAACGATCTATCTTCGAGCGATTCCTCAGGAGATGAAGGGAGGAGAAGACGTTCCAAGAAAGATAAGCATAGAAACAATGATTCAGAGAGCGACTCGTCAAGTGACTACCACAGCAGAGATAAACGAAGCTCAAGATCAAGAAGAAAGAGGAGAGAATCTTCTAGAGAGAATAGAAGTAGCCACAAGAAGCATTACAAGACCAAGGACTCCTCTTCTTCACGGTACAGCATGGACGAAGACCGGAAAGAGTCAAGGCGGGAGAAGCGGAGGCACAGAGACTGAAACCAAATAGGAGCACACTTGCATACATCGTTATTGTGAACATTGAAACACTATAGAATTGAGTTATGCAATATCTACACTGTTTTGATGGTCAGATTATATAGCAAATGATGAGCTTAGTTTATGTGAGCTGATACTATCAGACTTGTATTGGATAAATCTTTAATTACATTACATACATATAAACAAAAGAGGACATCGTAGGTTTATTAAGTCGGATTAAATCCATATCCTTTTAATTAATTAAGCTAGTAGTACATTGAATTTTCGCAACAGCTAAAAGCTAAACAAAACGCTCGCTGCTACATCGTGCGTTACGTTTCGTCGGGAAGAATCCAAAACGGCTCGAGCGGTCTCCAAAACGCCTTGACCGCTCACATAGTGACTCCGAC
It encodes:
- the LOC106318890 gene encoding G patch domain-containing protein TGH-like isoform X2; translated protein: MGLEEDDFVFHGTPIEREDEIGSRKKKAVAGASGNLRTLPAWKQEVTDEEGRRRFHGAFTGGYSAGYYNTVGSKEGWAPQSFTSSRKNRAGARRQNISDFLDEDEKAELEGQSLSASSQFDTFGFTAAEHSRKQAEKEQHERPSAIPGPVHDELIAPVSESIGVKLLLKMGWRRGHSIKDVRAGSDARREARKAFLAFSADESTKGSSDSLVLESEVKTSLDPQINEDIKFSETTPVYVLNPKQDLHGLGYDPFKHAPEFREKKRSRLSAGKEAGYKKPLSMKESLFGPNRKIGPGFGIGALEELDVEDEDVYAGYDFNQTYVIEDEQPVRPHNDNTLRLTSKEHNVLPGFGAASNSDYSVERFDPPKIPKDFVARHKFLGPRETETKLTASAPPDVPPPEDKNLKILIDGFATFVSRCGKLYEDLSREKNESNQLFDFLRGGSGHDYYVRRLWEEQQKRGDQSNLQLDVKVPSSVEKMTAEKRGSLLGERPLQKSLKETETSASSGGSFQFPTNLSDTFTKSASSQEAADAVKPFKYDPAKQERFEQFLKEKYKGGLRTTDSSRFNSMSEAARAQERLDFEAAAEAIEKGKAYKEVRRATERPIDFLAGGLQFTSGGTEQSKDSGVVDMKSSKTYPKREEFQWRPAPLLCKRFDLPDPFMGKPGTAPRARNKMDSLIFLPDTVKAASDLQEPKKETTVEEPEVEVQVENVERPVDLYKAIFSDDSEDDEEQPMNGKKEEGQEKKNEAAAATTLNRLIAGDFLESLGKELGFEVPSNVTYPEGTKPVEEDSKSKRKSDASSERRPETKEKPEEKTSSLKLGSEGEKSTKRSEKSPRNWSGEEKSTKNKEESPRNDLSSSDSSGDEGRRRRSKKDKHRNNDSESDSSSDYHSRDKRSSRSRRKRRESSRENRSSHKKHYKTKDSSSSRYSMDEDRKESRREKRRHRD
- the LOC106318890 gene encoding G patch domain-containing protein TGH-like isoform X1; the protein is MGLEEDDFVFHGTPIEREDEIGSRKKKAVAGASGNLRTLPAWKQEVTDEEGRRRFHGAFTGGYSAGYYNTVGSKEGWAPQSFTSSRKNRAGARRQNISDFLDEDEKAELEGQSLSASSQFDTFGFTAAEHSRKQAEKEQHERPSAIPGPVHDELIAPVSESIGVKLLLKMGWRRGHSIKDVRAGSDARREARKAFLAFSADESTKGSSDSLVLESEVKTSLDPQINEDIKFSETTPVYVLNPKQDLHGLGYDPFKHAPEFREKKRSRLSAGKEAGYKKPLSMKESLFGPNTGKIGPGFGIGALEELDVEDEDVYAGYDFNQTYVIEDEQPVRPHNDNTLRLTSKEHNVLPGFGAASNSDYSVERFDPPKIPKDFVARHKFLGPRETETKLTASAPPDVPPPEDKNLKILIDGFATFVSRCGKLYEDLSREKNESNQLFDFLRGGSGHDYYVRRLWEEQQKRGDQSNLQLDVKVPSSVEKMTAEKRGSLLGERPLQKSLKETETSASSGGSFQFPTNLSDTFTKSASSQEAADAVKPFKYDPAKQERFEQFLKEKYKGGLRTTDSSRFNSMSEAARAQERLDFEAAAEAIEKGKAYKEVRRATERPIDFLAGGLQFTSGGTEQSKDSGVVDMKSSKTYPKREEFQWRPAPLLCKRFDLPDPFMGKPGTAPRARNKMDSLIFLPDTVKAASDLQEPKKETTVEEPEVEVQVENVERPVDLYKAIFSDDSEDDEEQPMNGKKEEGQEKKNEAAAATTLNRLIAGDFLESLGKELGFEVPSNVTYPEGTKPVEEDSKSKRKSDASSERRPETKEKPEEKTSSLKLGSEGEKSTKRSEKSPRNWSGEEKSTKNKEESPRNDLSSSDSSGDEGRRRRSKKDKHRNNDSESDSSSDYHSRDKRSSRSRRKRRESSRENRSSHKKHYKTKDSSSSRYSMDEDRKESRREKRRHRD